The Alnus glutinosa chromosome 7, dhAlnGlut1.1, whole genome shotgun sequence genome includes a region encoding these proteins:
- the LOC133872711 gene encoding UBP1-associated protein 2A: MARKRKLNLESKSAEATQPPKKQQQQQKQREEDRTHFEAEEDQENVEYEEEEEEEEEEEEDEEDPYIPQNAVNQTANASTSAARATSGRDPYGEDDDEELIQKVLEPFSKDQIVNLLCEAADKHPDVADRIRKVADEDPVHRKIFVHGLGWDTNAETLSNVFKQYGEIEDCKAVCDKVSGKSKGYGFIVFKTRSGARKALKQPQKKIGNRMTACQLASIGPVPQASATAAAPSPPLSEYTQRKIYVSNVGAELDPQKLLTFFSKYGEIEEGPLGLDKLTGKPKGFCLFVYKTFEGAKKALEEPHKNFEGHVLHCQKAIDGPKPNKSNPHNAQLHRNENPAFVGGVSSAAATPGHLMVPPPTGAGIGLNPALGQAITALLASQGAGLGLTNLLGTLGSVNPGVPTAAAGHAYPNQAHMIGGYGNQGGMQGGYPNQQAGQGGSGRGQHGVVQYGGVAPYMGH; the protein is encoded by the coding sequence ATGGCGAGGAAGCGAAAGCTCAATCTCGAGTCCAAATCCGCTGAGGCAACTCAACCCCCGAAGAAGCAACAGCAACAACAAAAGCAGAGAGAAGAGGATCGTACCCACTTCGAAGCCGAGGAAGACCAAGAAAACGTCGAatacgaagaagaagaagaagaagaagaagaagaagaagaggacgaAGAAGATCCCTATATACCCCAGAATGCGGTCAATCAGACAGCGAACGCCTCCACGTCAGCCGCTCGTGCGACTTCGGGGAGAGATCCATACGGCGAAGATGATGACGAAGAGCTCATACAGAAGGTTCTTGAGCCGTTCAGCAAGGATCAGATTGTAAACCTGCTCTGCGAAGCAGCGGATAAGCACCCGGACGTGGCGGATCGGATCCGAAAGGTTGCGGACGAGGACCCGGTACACCGCAAGATCTTCGTCCACGGCCTTGGGTGGGACACGAACGCCGAGACCCTCTCCAACGTGTTCAAGCAGTACGGCGAGATCGAGGATTGCAAGGCGGTGTGCGACAAGGTCTCTGGCAAATCCAAGGGCTACGGTTTCATCGTCTTCAAGACCCGCAGCGGGGCCCGGAAGGCCCTCAAGCAGCCCCAGAAGAAGATCGGCAACCGGATGACCGCGTGCCAGCTTGCCTCTATCGGCCCGGTCCCACAAGCGAGTGCTACCGCGGCGGCTCCCTCGCCGCCCTTGTCGGAATATACGCAGAGGAAGATATACGTGAGCAATGTTGGGGCTGAGTTGGATCCTCAGAAGCTGCTTACGTTCTTCTCCAAGTATGGAGAAATTGAGGAAGGGCCGTTGGGGCTCGATAAGCTGACGGGGAAGCCCAAGGGGTTTTGTTTGTTCGTGTACAAGACGTTTGAGGGCGCCAAGAAGGCTCTGGAAGAGCCGCACAAGAATTTTGAGGGCCATGTATTGCACTGCCAGAAGGCTATTGATGGTCCGAAGCCGAACAAGTCGAACCCTCACAACGCGCAATTACATAGGAATGAGAACCCCGCTTTTGTTGGTGGAGTGTCTTCGGCCGCGGCCACACCAGGTCACTTGATGGTTCCGCCGCCTACTGGGGCGGGGATTGGGTTGAATCCTGCGCTTGGGCAGGCAATAACGGCATTGCTTGCAAGTCAGGGTGCCGGGTTGGGCCTGACTAATCTGTTGGGGACGCTGGGATCCGTGAATCCAGGTGTGCCCACTGCTGCTGCGGGGCATGCTTATCCAAACCAGGCGCATATGATTGGAGGGTATGGGAATCAAGGGGGAATGCAGGGCGGATACCCCAACCAGCAGGCGGGACAAGGTGGTTCCGGAAGAGGCCAGCATGGTGTTGTGCAATATGGTGGCGTTGCACCTTACATGGGGCACTAG